A DNA window from Microcystis aeruginosa NIES-843 contains the following coding sequences:
- a CDS encoding IS1634 family transposase produces the protein MNQSTEIEVKNLDHLGLVAGIIDEIGIVEIINEQVSIERGEIVTAGQVVKAIILNGLGFVSRALYLFPQFFEDKATEHLLGEGIEPKHLNDDKIGRVMDKLYQLNVSVIFLLISLAAVKKFGVATENSHLDSTSLSVEGEYKKEYPTVEILKSGAVGEEIETRQQPIKITYGYSRDRRPDLKQFMIDLIVSGDGDVPLFLKVGDGNEADKAVFGQIAREFKKQVDFDSLIVGDSALYSKENLKLMKEMRWLSRVPLSIKEAQELVDSISEKELTDSEIPGYSWRETSSNYGGIEQRWLLVESQARQESDLKKLEKKIEQEKNSAQEKIRQLSRREFENRAVALAIAKGLSDSLKSHQLTEIKVNLIPPESQGSKLKSKDDLPSQSYQVQAKLELNLTAIERLKKRAGRFVLATNDLEKQRLSSEDILKKYKGQQAPERGFSFLKDPCFFAHSVFLKSPHRIEVMAMLMGLCLLVYTIGQRQLRLSLKQQETGLKNPLGKLTDRPTLRWIFQCFQGIHLLRIQDNQKISNLTDERRNILRFFPKPCQEYYLLS, from the coding sequence ATGAATCAATCAACAGAAATTGAAGTCAAAAATCTAGACCATCTGGGATTAGTAGCCGGAATTATCGATGAAATAGGAATCGTTGAAATTATCAACGAACAAGTCTCAATTGAGCGAGGAGAAATTGTCACAGCGGGGCAAGTCGTGAAAGCAATTATCCTGAATGGATTGGGATTTGTCTCCCGAGCCTTGTATTTATTTCCTCAATTTTTTGAAGATAAAGCAACCGAACATCTGCTGGGAGAGGGCATCGAACCCAAGCACTTGAATGATGATAAAATTGGTCGAGTAATGGACAAACTTTATCAACTTAATGTTTCGGTCATTTTCCTACTCATCAGTTTAGCCGCCGTGAAAAAATTTGGTGTAGCAACCGAGAACTCCCATTTAGATTCGACTTCTCTATCAGTAGAAGGAGAATATAAAAAGGAATACCCAACAGTAGAAATCCTGAAATCAGGAGCAGTGGGAGAAGAAATTGAAACCAGACAACAGCCAATAAAAATTACCTACGGATACTCCCGCGACCGACGACCTGACTTAAAACAATTTATGATTGACTTAATCGTAAGTGGGGATGGAGATGTACCTTTATTCCTGAAAGTAGGGGACGGAAATGAAGCGGACAAAGCGGTTTTTGGTCAAATCGCCCGAGAATTTAAAAAACAAGTTGACTTTGACAGTTTAATAGTCGGCGATAGCGCCCTCTATAGCAAAGAGAATTTAAAACTAATGAAAGAAATGCGTTGGTTGTCTCGAGTACCATTAAGCATTAAAGAGGCTCAAGAGTTAGTCGATAGCATCTCAGAAAAAGAGTTAACCGATTCAGAAATACCGGGTTATTCCTGGCGGGAAACAAGCTCTAACTATGGGGGGATAGAACAAAGATGGTTGCTAGTTGAAAGTCAAGCTAGACAAGAATCAGACTTGAAAAAATTAGAGAAAAAAATCGAGCAGGAAAAGAATTCTGCCCAAGAAAAAATCCGGCAACTATCCCGAAGAGAATTTGAGAATAGAGCGGTGGCGTTGGCGATAGCCAAAGGATTATCTGACTCCTTAAAATCTCATCAGTTAACGGAGATTAAAGTCAATCTCATTCCGCCTGAGTCCCAGGGGTCAAAACTCAAATCAAAAGACGATTTACCCTCTCAAAGCTATCAAGTTCAAGCCAAATTAGAGTTGAATTTGACCGCCATTGAGAGGCTAAAGAAACGAGCAGGACGATTCGTTTTAGCAACTAACGATTTGGAGAAACAACGATTAAGCAGTGAGGATATACTCAAAAAATATAAAGGGCAACAAGCTCCGGAAAGAGGATTTTCTTTTCTCAAAGACCCCTGCTTTTTTGCCCACAGTGTCTTTCTCAAATCTCCCCATAGAATCGAGGTCATGGCCATGCTCATGGGCTTGTGCCTGCTGGTTTATACTATTGGTCAAAGACAACTTCGTTTAAGTTTAAAACAGCAGGAGACGGGACTGAAAAATCCGTTGGGTAAGTTAACTGACCGACCGACGTTACGCTGGATATTTCAGTGCTTTCAAGGGATTCATCTCCTACGTATTCAAGACAATCAAAAGATTAGCAACTTAACGGATGAGAGGCGCAACATTTTGAGATTTTTTCCCAAACCTTGCCAGGAATATTATCTCTTATCTTGA
- a CDS encoding efflux RND transporter permease subunit, whose protein sequence is MSSIFYKNVRLLVLTILAIAVWGLSSFFSLPRMEDPELTPRFAVINTQFPGATPERVETLVTDKLEQALLEVEEIKNIDSTSQLGFSSITIELNDQITDVDPVWSQIRDKVNDAVSQLPSGTSLPEFEESKPKANALIVALTWQLSSPPNYGILSRWAQELEDDLRLIEGTEKVELFGNPTEEIRVEVSPQQLTHLGLTIQSLSQQILESDAKVAAGQLRSEQSSLLLEIEGELDSLDRLNRLSIKSGSSSQVVRLGDIANISKGIEDPPREVAMIKGKRAIAIAAFVESDRRLDSWMTVAKAKLERFEKNLPQGIGLHIIFNQSRYVQQQLDSVLSNLIMGAVLVFGITFVIMGWKSSLIVGTSLPLSVLMVFGSMKVLGIPLHQISVTGLIIALGLLIDNAIIVVDEVQMALKEEEGISPLKAVATTVHHIFIPLLASTFTSVIAFLPIATASGATGEFTGTIGVTVILALISSFILSVTVIPALAGRLHHWQPTPTNGYWWQSGFTHSRLTYLYKWSLDRTFQRPLLAIALILILPLWGFISFPTLQQQFFPPTDREQFHLTFELPISVSLPETQSQVMQARKLILQHPEIQDVQWFIGKSAPSFYYNVLQNREQSPNYAQGIVQLQKNVKSGALIRTLQQELDQAFPQAQIIVRQLEQGPPFDAPIELRLYGSDLAQLQALGDQVRAELAKTPDIIHTRATLSESLPKLAVNLNEEKLRLAGLDKRAVARQLDTSLEGTVGGSILEGTKELPVRVRTSNSQRSNLAEISSLNLLSSGNSATSSTIVPLSAVGNVEIVPDIVAISRRNGQRMNTIQGFIPAGVLPEQVLSEFEKRLEMSNFQLPYGYSWDFGGEQGERQDALSNLIATLGVLAIVMVASLVLTFNSFRMASIIIIVAILSLGLGLGSLALFNYPFGFTAILGIIGLLGICVNDSIVILDALRHDAQASLGSRRATRNVVMRATRHVVATTLTTIIGFIPLLFDPSGFWPPLAISIVGGLGGATLIALYFVPSVYVLLCRKNLAQSAKPQ, encoded by the coding sequence ATGTCTTCTATCTTTTATAAAAACGTCCGATTATTAGTTTTAACTATTTTAGCGATCGCAGTTTGGGGCTTATCTTCCTTTTTCAGTTTACCTCGTATGGAAGATCCCGAATTAACCCCTCGTTTTGCGGTCATTAACACCCAATTTCCTGGCGCAACCCCTGAACGAGTAGAAACGCTAGTTACTGATAAATTAGAACAAGCTTTACTAGAAGTCGAAGAAATTAAAAATATTGATTCTACCTCTCAGCTTGGCTTCTCCAGCATTACCATTGAATTAAATGACCAAATTACCGATGTTGATCCCGTTTGGTCACAAATTCGTGATAAAGTCAATGATGCTGTTTCTCAATTACCATCGGGAACTTCTCTCCCTGAATTTGAAGAATCAAAACCGAAAGCCAACGCCTTAATTGTTGCTTTAACTTGGCAATTATCAAGCCCTCCGAATTATGGCATTTTGAGCCGTTGGGCGCAAGAATTAGAAGATGATTTACGGTTAATTGAAGGAACAGAAAAAGTTGAATTATTTGGCAATCCTACGGAGGAAATTCGAGTTGAAGTTTCTCCCCAACAATTAACCCATTTAGGATTAACCATACAGTCCCTATCTCAACAAATCTTAGAAAGTGATGCCAAAGTTGCTGCCGGCCAATTACGAAGCGAACAAAGTAGCTTATTGCTGGAAATTGAAGGAGAATTAGATTCTTTAGACCGTTTAAATCGTTTATCAATTAAATCAGGTTCGTCTAGTCAAGTAGTGCGATTAGGTGATATTGCAAATATTAGTAAAGGAATTGAAGATCCCCCCAGAGAAGTCGCGATGATTAAGGGAAAACGGGCGATCGCAATTGCTGCTTTTGTGGAATCTGATAGACGCTTAGATTCTTGGATGACAGTCGCCAAGGCTAAGTTAGAAAGATTTGAAAAAAACCTTCCTCAAGGAATTGGCCTACACATTATCTTTAATCAAAGTCGTTATGTGCAGCAACAACTAGACTCGGTTTTATCAAACCTGATCATGGGTGCTGTCTTAGTTTTTGGGATCACCTTTGTGATCATGGGCTGGAAATCATCTTTAATCGTGGGAACATCACTTCCTTTATCAGTTTTGATGGTTTTTGGCAGTATGAAGGTGTTAGGCATTCCCCTACATCAAATTTCGGTAACAGGACTAATCATTGCTTTGGGATTATTAATTGATAATGCGATTATTGTGGTTGATGAGGTGCAAATGGCTTTAAAAGAAGAAGAAGGTATATCACCGCTCAAAGCCGTTGCTACTACCGTACATCATATTTTTATTCCCTTACTCGCTTCTACCTTTACCAGTGTTATCGCTTTTTTGCCCATTGCTACCGCTTCAGGAGCAACTGGAGAATTTACCGGAACGATTGGAGTAACCGTAATTTTAGCCCTAATTAGCTCGTTTATTCTATCTGTCACCGTGATTCCCGCCTTAGCGGGAAGATTACATCATTGGCAACCAACCCCCACAAATGGATATTGGTGGCAAAGCGGATTTACCCATTCTCGTTTAACCTATCTTTATAAGTGGAGTTTAGATCGCACTTTTCAACGTCCCTTATTAGCGATCGCCCTTATTCTTATTCTTCCCTTATGGGGTTTTATTAGCTTTCCTACCCTACAACAACAGTTTTTCCCCCCCACCGATCGCGAACAATTTCATTTAACCTTTGAATTACCCATCAGTGTGTCTTTACCCGAAACCCAGTCTCAAGTGATGCAAGCCCGAAAGTTAATCTTACAGCATCCTGAAATTCAAGACGTTCAATGGTTTATTGGGAAAAGTGCGCCCTCTTTTTACTACAATGTCTTACAAAATCGAGAACAATCTCCTAATTATGCTCAAGGAATTGTTCAACTTCAGAAAAACGTCAAGTCGGGTGCGTTAATTCGCACCTTACAGCAAGAATTAGATCAAGCCTTTCCCCAAGCGCAAATTATTGTCCGACAATTAGAACAGGGTCCTCCTTTTGATGCACCGATTGAATTACGCTTATATGGGTCAGATTTAGCCCAATTACAGGCTTTAGGCGATCAAGTTCGCGCCGAATTAGCTAAAACCCCTGATATTATCCATACTCGCGCCACTTTAAGCGAAAGTTTGCCCAAATTAGCTGTCAATCTTAATGAAGAAAAGCTACGTTTAGCAGGGTTAGATAAAAGAGCCGTTGCTCGTCAATTAGACACCAGTTTAGAGGGAACAGTCGGAGGCTCGATTTTAGAAGGAACAAAAGAACTACCTGTGAGAGTTCGGACTTCTAATAGTCAACGGAGCAATCTAGCTGAAATTAGCTCATTAAACCTCTTATCTTCAGGAAATTCTGCAACTTCATCGACAATTGTTCCCTTATCAGCGGTGGGAAATGTGGAAATTGTCCCCGATATTGTTGCTATTTCACGTCGTAATGGCCAAAGGATGAATACCATACAGGGTTTTATTCCGGCTGGTGTATTACCGGAACAAGTACTCTCTGAGTTTGAAAAACGATTAGAAATGAGTAATTTTCAGTTACCCTATGGTTATTCATGGGATTTTGGCGGAGAACAAGGAGAACGTCAGGATGCTTTAAGTAATTTGATTGCAACTCTTGGGGTTTTAGCGATCGTTATGGTGGCCAGTTTAGTCCTCACTTTTAATTCTTTCCGTATGGCTAGTATTATTATCATAGTTGCCATTTTATCTTTAGGACTAGGCTTAGGATCATTGGCCTTGTTTAATTATCCTTTTGGGTTTACAGCGATTTTAGGGATCATTGGACTGTTAGGAATCTGTGTTAATGATTCAATCGTAATTCTTGACGCTTTGCGTCATGATGCTCAAGCCAGCCTTGGTTCACGTCGAGCAACTCGAAATGTGGTTATGCGAGCTACTCGTCATGTGGTAGCAACCACCTTAACCACGATTATCGGGTTTATCCCTTTATTATTTGATCCCAGTGGTTTTTGGCCACCTCTTGCGATTAGTATTGTTGGTGGGTTAGGTGGCGCCACTTTAATAGCGTTATATTTTGTTCCTTCCGTATATGTACTCTTATGTCGTAAAAATCTTGCACAGAGTGCTAAACCGCAGTAA
- a CDS encoding IS701-like element ISMae34 family transposase, protein MKETTPAAMPPCFDRWCRRFDNCFKNEAQKNGFRQYLGGLLGESERKNLTQMANNAVGVVYNRLHHFLTESPWSDRQVNECRLQVMNQCRQTQIPRGFSLIVDDSGHRKSGNLTAGVGRQYLGEIGKTDNGIVAVTTHLYDGKKSVPLDIEIYQPASSLAEGKEDKEFKKKPEIAIDLIDRSLTRGYRPKIVLIDAGYGNNTNFLKALEERKLKYLGGLAKNRKVIIEKEGGVEETIQLEQLAKSLSEKDWEKITLNLDKEKTVWVAVFRAKISQLEGERNLAIVMNASSMEKATEVDYFITNVVEADTVTASWIVRTYTERNWVEVFYREAKGWLGLREYQVRDKRSLLRHFILVFCAYTFILWHKLTGGLQRQWANRPLNTFVEALEAFRTAMSFRFFEWLTENRDVFAAYKASLGFVWA, encoded by the coding sequence ATGAAAGAGACAACCCCAGCCGCGATGCCCCCATGCTTTGACCGATGGTGTCGGCGGTTTGACAATTGCTTCAAAAACGAAGCGCAAAAAAACGGCTTCAGACAATATTTAGGAGGATTATTAGGGGAAAGTGAGAGGAAAAACCTCACTCAAATGGCCAATAATGCCGTCGGAGTAGTTTATAACCGATTACATCACTTTTTGACCGAATCTCCCTGGTCAGACCGTCAGGTGAATGAATGTCGGTTGCAAGTGATGAACCAATGCCGCCAGACGCAAATCCCCCGAGGATTTTCCCTGATTGTCGATGACTCAGGACATCGAAAAAGTGGCAATCTGACCGCCGGAGTTGGCAGGCAGTACCTAGGAGAAATTGGCAAGACAGACAACGGAATAGTCGCCGTCACTACCCATCTCTACGACGGCAAAAAAAGTGTCCCCCTAGACATTGAAATTTATCAACCGGCTAGTTCCTTAGCCGAGGGGAAAGAAGACAAAGAATTTAAGAAGAAACCAGAGATAGCGATAGATTTAATTGACCGGAGCTTAACCAGAGGCTATCGACCGAAAATCGTCTTAATAGATGCTGGTTATGGCAACAACACAAATTTTCTCAAAGCCCTGGAAGAAAGAAAGCTAAAATACTTAGGAGGATTGGCAAAAAATCGAAAAGTAATTATTGAAAAAGAAGGGGGTGTGGAAGAAACAATCCAGCTTGAGCAACTAGCAAAAAGCCTATCAGAAAAGGATTGGGAGAAAATCACCCTAAATCTAGATAAAGAAAAAACGGTTTGGGTAGCGGTATTCAGAGCGAAAATATCTCAACTAGAAGGAGAAAGGAACTTGGCGATCGTCATGAATGCAAGTTCAATGGAAAAAGCCACAGAGGTGGACTATTTCATCACCAATGTAGTTGAGGCAGATACAGTAACAGCTTCGTGGATAGTGAGGACTTACACCGAAAGAAATTGGGTGGAAGTATTCTACCGAGAAGCCAAAGGATGGTTAGGGTTAAGGGAATATCAAGTCAGGGATAAACGAAGCTTACTTCGTCATTTTATCCTGGTGTTTTGTGCCTATACATTTATCCTGTGGCATAAGTTAACTGGGGGATTGCAAAGGCAGTGGGCGAATCGACCTTTAAACACTTTTGTGGAAGCCTTGGAAGCTTTTCGGACAGCGATGTCTTTCCGTTTCTTTGAGTGGCTGACCGAGAATCGGGATGTGTTTGCCGCTTACAAAGCCAGTTTAGGCTTTGTTTGGGCTTGA